The following is a genomic window from Calliphora vicina chromosome 5, idCalVici1.1, whole genome shotgun sequence.
taattGTCAAATAACAAAGTTGTGGTACTTTTACTGAGAAGAGAAATTTTGAActaacttttgaaatttttttaaattgttcaactTTGGAgggatttaatttaaaaattttggttgaaaagcctaatatttgtaaacatttaATGAAAGCCTAAATTATTGCgaattaaataacatcaatgtGATTTGAATTAATTGTCAAATAACAAAGTTGTGTTACTTTTACTGAGAAGAGAAATTTTGAACTaacttatgaaatttttttaaattgttcaactTTGGAgggatttaatttaaaaattttggttgaaaagcctaatatttgtatacatttaATGAAAACTTAAATTACTGTGAATTAAACAACAtcaatttgatttgaattaattGTCAAATAACAGAGTTGTAGTACTTTGTCTAAGTAGCCAAATTTTGAACTAACTTGCTAAAGTTTTCAACTTTGGCggcatttaatttgaaaattttgtttgaaatacctaatattttatatatttaatgaaaGCTTAAACTATTGtgaattaaataacatcaatttgatttgaatttattGTCAAATGGCAAAGTTGTGTTACTTTTACTGAGAAGAGAAATTATGAACGAACttatgaattgtttttttaaatttggacggatttaatttgaaaattttgtttgaaacgcctaatatttttatatatttaatgaaagcttaaattattgtgaattaaataacattaatttgatttgaattaattGTCAAATGGCAAAGTTGTGGTACTTTTACTGAGAAGAGAAATTATGAACGaacttatgaaattttttttaatttggagggatttaatttgaaaattttgtttgaaacgcctaatatttttatatatttaatgaaaGCCTAAATTATTATGATTAATATAACCAACATttagtattaattaattactaaaTGGCAAAGTTGTGTTACTTTTATTGTGaagagaaattttaattttgaaccaaattatgagaataaatttttcaactttggtggcttttaatttaaaaattttgtttgaaatacctaatatttgtatacatttaataaaagcttaaattgttatgaataaaataagccaattttcatataaattaataGATAAATGTCGAAATTGTGGTAATTTTACGAAGTAGCgacacatttatatttaaacgtATAAttgatgtattatttattttcacaaaaacttgTAAATACTAATTCAAATCATATTTAAAACGTATGTGGAACCAGCTAatgagaaaaattataaattttaaaatttttattacgcccactttcaaaattttactaagTGGGCGTGgctaataacaataaaaattaagatttattttaaaaatagcacTGAAAGTGATCTTATGTTTGGATTTGcatagtttttggaaaaacaaaaaaataatttcaaaaatccttgccagtaaaatcaataaatttgacttgaaCTGATAGAAATTTTACTATTGATCTATTACCATATAAGTCAGATTTAgtagatatttttaataagaaaactaTTTCCAGTAAAAGGTATATATAGAGTGGAAACgttcctgtcaaagacctaactcagttgttcaACAGCTAAAGGATGATAATGTATTAGTTAAAATTGatgtgaaaacaaaattggCACCCCTCATAGGGTTaaagaatttgaatttttctaaacATTTACAAACCTATTTTGTTCTTACTgaaattctttattttcttaaaacataCAATTATGTGGGCCgaacaagaaaaatataaaaatcatttcctGCAAATGCAATTAAAGCATGTAAAACCTAAACAAATTAATGAAATGCTAGACAAGGGTAAGTTGtataaaaaatgaaacaaaaccccccaaaaaaactaaataaaacatcCTTTAGAAATCCTTAAATATCAGACTAGGCGAGGGCGACGAGGCTATTGCAATATTCTCTCTCATACTAAAGCTAGTGTTTGCAAAAGTGCTTTATATTTTGAGGATCGTGCCGAATTGGCTTATGGTTTAGGGACATTACCCAAACTAATGAAACAACTGGGCAGTGATGACTATTTGACACAATGGAAGGCTATTAACTCGCTCTCGGAATACATGGTTAATCCGCTAAATGCTCAGAGAGCCATAACACAGTTTGACATTGTGAGAAGGTAAGGGCTGGGAGAAGGTTTACAATACtacttttcaattttcttttttacagatgtcaaaatgtatttttgcgCATACGCTTGAAGTATCGCAAAGTTAAATATCGGGAAACTACTAAATTGTTGAATATATTTTGTAAGTTATTCTAAATAActgttaaacaaaatatgtcAGTTCtctgaatataacactcttaattgttttaattaaactaatttgtattctttaattttttccccCAGACTACATAGCTTTGCATAGAAATGGCGCCCGGAAAATCTTGGAAAAATATCGTTTACTAGATCAATTCTACAAGATAGTTTATGATCGTAAAGAACATCTAGAAGCTTTGAGCAAAATCTTGTCTCTACTTAGTCAAGATCCTCAAAATTGTCTACAACTTATAGATGACTAtgaagttttaaacaaattgtcgGATATTTGGCAAAGAGATGTCTGTGTTTCCTATTATCCCCAGGATTTGTGGCTACATTTAATGCACATCTTGGAGCAGGCACCCCGGGAAGCCATTAAAAAAGGTTTCTTTGAAATTCTATTCAAGCGTATTCGAGGCCACTTATTTCAATATCATGTTTGGGATATGAAATGTTTTGCTTTGCTATTGCGTTGCTGTGAGGGTCAAACACTTTTCTTAGAAATGGATGGTGGAAAATTGCTGTATACAATATTGAAAGAGGAGCTGTTGGATTGCTATGAAAATGTAGTTTTCTGTTTAATGAATGGCTTATTTTCGAAAAAGATTTTATGGAGATGTAGAGAATTCACCGATTTACCTTTAATTATAACAAAGTTGGCCAAAGATTGTAACAAATTAAGGcaacaattgttttgtttgcaggtgagaattattttaaaagctttttcggtaatttttattttaatttttagactTTACGCGAATTGGGTGTTATGCCGGTGATAAAACGTTTTATTAAAGCCAACTGTTTAAAGGATCTCAGGAATCTAACATGCAAAACCTGGACCAATGAGAAGGCTCGCTTGGAAATTGTTTATTGGCTGGAAAGAGAGATTTACCATAGCTCAGatttaagaaacataaaaaacccacaaattcgaaaaaattcagaaatagtTCAGTATTTCTCATGAGGCGGTATATTTCGTTCAGAAAaagttctaaaaaattaaattttccatcCTTGCTCTAGAACCTACTGGCCAGATTTGACAATTTATTAGAATTTCagggaatttattttttttaacgtctcaaatacaattgaaaaaagcttaaaaacaatttaaaaattcgtattttttgtttattttgaatgaaccacattttaattttttttatttatttccactatttgttttgaaatttcatataaaaaataagtatttttacatttaaaacataagAAAACAGTCACTGTTGACGTcacgaaaaaagagtaaaagaGTACACTAAAATAACGGAATTGCCGATGtcgcaattttgtttatttcatttatgcctTCTCACATTTAGTTTACGAGCAATTTTCATACGGTTCGGTTGTTTAGTAAAAGTCTCTtaagaaaatcttaattttcatatgaaattaaTGTAGAAACtggtaaaaattttgcataaacttCTAGGTAAAAGTGTTAATTAATGTTTgtgtataaaaatttgtatagaaaagttttaattaattgcCTAAAAAACTTGTGTAAAGTTGTAGGGAAATGCAAGCAAATTTATTTAGCCGGTTGTTGGTTTCTTTTTATTCATTCGTTCGTTCTTTCGTTGCATTTATGTAAAGTGTAGttgtgttaaaaaatgtaaataaaaaagctGAAGTTATGAAAGCTTTTCAAAGTAAAGcttgtttaataaaaagaaattgaaaaataaatagtgggcctcattttataaaacaaaacgttcagaaacgtaagcaatttgtttgaagaatactgggaaaatgatttgaaacttgaatatttgtcatacaaaatttaacgtttaacgtttgtcgttgcgtTGCGTTTGATAAAATGAGGCCAGGTCcagtgttttaaaattaatattcaagaaagtgaaataaaaataaaaaaaaaaataaaatatctctcATACATCATATTCAAGATCATTACTGAAATCTGTTATTACACATAAATGGACCAggaaatatgttttaatatgtaagtattagggatgccaatcccgatcccgaaaatcccgggattaacaaatcccggaAAATTACgagatttttaatattgtaggaagatttttgaagctcccaaaatacctagaaagctaaatttcagcatacttataataatttcgcttcaaatccaaacggaTCCAGATTTTTTAATTCCATGCATTGACATTtttatcacgatattaattattataagacaattattaatgttcaagttattttctgaaggggactaTGGACAAATGTAGAACTATTTCCGCAatactttacaatataatttcagagtatttaGAACTGgaccattttcaatatcaagcaatccttatcaacagagagtatatGTGGATAATTTTAGCCAGCTGACTTCTTTCGTTCGTGTTTTAAAAAGACagacggattttttttttataaaataaaacaatactttttatttttaatattaatatagggaggaaacaaacattttcgacaaaaattgtacagttttaatttttaataacttttaaattgccttataaatttttacacaatttttctaaaaatcctCTTACTATGAACATAGCATATGTAcaggttttagaagtttggagtcattttaacaccaagtgctatatagggttaattttaatttttctgctgtttttgtaaatactaggctttgtgttatatttttgttaaatttcatcaaaatcggcccaaaaacatacaacatttcgaacatttcgaaatctttccaagagaaattccaaatattgaaaaatttgacctttgaccttcacgatttaagggttaacgttttccgattttagtaaaagtttcagagtatatttagaattatctggactataatattctcaatagggtttacttaaaattcataagagtaaggaaatagagctcattggcctaaaaattgccaaataattggtttttctcgaaaatttcaaaatttaaatcgcaggtacggaaaaactataagagatattttcataattttttttaacatttttattccctattatattcttaataaatcccaatgagatgatcaaaaaattctgaaatttattcaacaaaatttttaaaaatttgaaaatgtagttttgaaactgccgtttttaataactttaacattttttgaccgatttctgttttttatgtctcattagaacgacaattacgtacatatttcgattcttttaaattaaattacaaaagtcattttttaatggcaaaatttttacaaaaactgaaaaaaatgcattttttccccttgtaaatgcatctcaaaacttcagagggcttgcggcacggcacgtcttatccccaaacagatttacctaaaattttttcaggatgatttttttactaatgttcaccaaactgtagggtgagaatggccaaaatccaactttcgtttattaagggccattattaaaaatttaaaaaaaattttaagcgttcagaaacgtaagcaatttgtatgaagaatgcTGGGAAAAGAGTTTGAAACTTGTATTTTATagtataacgattttaacggctgatttgaaagtagcataatgctttcaaataacagtgctgtaaaactgtaacatatctgtgggcattgttgagtggaagctttcagttgatttgatcgtaagttggcaacgctgtattcgaatattcagttaaagaacattgtagaaagtacaccacagatggcgtatgatctagaatattcgaactatGACTAtgataaagagttgttacaatttttaaactactaaacggcttttattgcaatcaaaagtatccggtttatttaaaggaaataaaccagcgttttgaaaaggttaaaacgtaacagtatttatatattatttaaaataacaaagaaTATTAAACTTTTTACAACACCAAAATCAATTTAGAAAAAGCTGACTTTAGGTTTCAAATTAAACGCCGCCAAAGTTGGAAaactaagaaaattatttttaaaatttgtatatttttaacctTAAAATTCATGATTTATTTTTAGTTCTTATAACCAAATATACACATTATTTCAAAGACCATAGAAcgttattttaataactttaacggccattttcacaatgtacgattatttcattttaaccggaaaattaactaactgtcggtttgtttaacggggaccatttaaccaacggttaccgatttgcgtttcaccatcatttgattacttaaccaaagcattcagtagaaagtatggcaataatgcatacatttgtttacgaaaaatagtgtaatgaaagattgaaatataaaaaattgtctaaaagacggcataaaaaataatagtttgtgttttcttagtgatataataaaaaaaaacgtataaaactcaaaaatatgaaGGTACCTAActataaaatttacagaacaaactgaacaacaattactgaaaaccaacaagcaaaaattcacatttgttgtttggtttgtaagtgcaatatccgggtggtatatggatcacctcgtgcaaaatttacttttcttcgctttacacttttaaaaattataaatattacaaaaatataaatgtttttccatgttcttttattatatttcttacaattaagatgctaaccggcgaaatttgttcggttatatttaacagcaactttgttgttaaatagtgtcaattaagaattaatcgtacattgtgaaattcaaattagcctaacttgcggttaaagttcacgttaacttttaatcgtacattgtgagaatGGCCGTAAGAAACATCCAAATCAATTTATAAATGCCGGCATTAGGATTCGTTAAGAGAGCGAAGTCATATTAAGTACTAACTGCAGATTTTAGCAATAGcag
Proteins encoded in this region:
- the LOC135961948 gene encoding uncharacterized protein LOC135961948, which produces MWAEQEKYKNHFLQMQLKHVKPKQINEMLDKEILKYQTRRGRRGYCNILSHTKASVCKSALYFEDRAELAYGLGTLPKLMKQLGSDDYLTQWKAINSLSEYMVNPLNAQRAITQFDIVRRCQNVFLRIRLKYRKVKYRETTKLLNIFYYIALHRNGARKILEKYRLLDQFYKIVYDRKEHLEALSKILSLLSQDPQNCLQLIDDYEVLNKLSDIWQRDVCVSYYPQDLWLHLMHILEQAPREAIKKGFFEILFKRIRGHLFQYHVWDMKCFALLLRCCEGQTLFLEMDGGKLLYTILKEELLDCYENVVFCLMNGLFSKKILWRCREFTDLPLIITKLAKDCNKLRQQLFCLQTLRELGVMPVIKRFIKANCLKDLRNLTCKTWTNEKARLEIVYWLEREIYHSSDLRNIKNPQIRKNSEIVQYFS